A stretch of the Diprion similis isolate iyDipSimi1 chromosome 14, iyDipSimi1.1, whole genome shotgun sequence genome encodes the following:
- the LOC124415005 gene encoding type 1 phosphatidylinositol 4,5-bisphosphate 4-phosphatase isoform X1, with translation MGDGKQGERQPLLKNDNISYTSVSTDITAAAESTVNTVSPIGPDELPPPYQSTQQGGIPMVTCRVCQAMIDISGKRDQHVVKCCQCNEATPIRNAPPGKKYVRCPCNCLLICKSSSQRIACPRPNCKRIINLAPSPVTPPVLSMPGMCRVGCGHCHDTFLFNTLNNALARCPHCRKVSSVGPDFARGRGIVFILIGVMALVVGIAVTLGTYTLVRTNGGIYVAYFGAFLVALLCFGRSIYYCTMKISLIEGPM, from the exons ATGGGCGATGGAAAGCAGGGCGAACGCCAGCCCTTGTTAAAAAACGACAATATTTCCTACACCAGTGTTTCGACGGACATAACAG CTGCTGCTGAATCCACAGTCAATACAGTATCTCCGATCGGTCCAGATGAATTACCGCCGCCCTACCAGTCCACTCAGCAGGGTGGCATCCCTATGGTCACATGCAGAGTTTGCCAAGCTATGATAGACATATCCGGCAAGCGGGATCAGCATGTTGTTAAATGCTGCCAGTGTAACGAAGCTACA CCGATAAGAAATGCTCCGCCAGGAAAGAAGTATGTCCGTTGTCCTTGCAACTGCTTGCTTATCTGCAAGAGTTCTTCACAGCGAATTGCTTGTCCGAGACCAAATTGTAAGCGCATAATAAATTTAGCGCCTTCACCGGTAACTCCACCTGTTCTCTCTATGCCTGGAATGTGCAGAGTTGGATGTGGGCATTGCCATGACACATTTCTG TTTAACACTCTAAATAACGCTCTTGCTCGATGCCCGCATTGTCGCAAAGTATCATCCGTAGGACCGGACTTTGCACGAGGTCGTggaattgtatttattttaatcgGAGTTATGGCTCTAGTCGTGGGAATTGCTGTTACA CTCGGCACTTATACACTTGTGAGAACAAATGGTGGTATATATGTCGCTTATTTTG GTGCATTCCTGGTGGCGCTTCTCTGTTTTGGAAGAAGCATCTACTATTGTACAATGAAGATTAGCCTGATAGAAGGCCCTATGTAG
- the LOC124415005 gene encoding type 2 phosphatidylinositol 4,5-bisphosphate 4-phosphatase isoform X2: MGDGKQGERQPLLKNDNISYTSVSTDITAAAESTVNTVSPIGPDELPPPYQSTQQGGIPMVTCRVCQAMIDISGKRDQHVVKCCQCNEATPIRNAPPGKKYVRCPCNCLLICKSSSQRIACPRPNCKRIINLAPSPVTPPVLSMPGMCRVGCGHCHDTFLFNTLNNALARCPHCRKVSSVGPDFARGRGIVFILIGVMALVVGIAVTVHSWWRFSVLEEASTIVQ, translated from the exons ATGGGCGATGGAAAGCAGGGCGAACGCCAGCCCTTGTTAAAAAACGACAATATTTCCTACACCAGTGTTTCGACGGACATAACAG CTGCTGCTGAATCCACAGTCAATACAGTATCTCCGATCGGTCCAGATGAATTACCGCCGCCCTACCAGTCCACTCAGCAGGGTGGCATCCCTATGGTCACATGCAGAGTTTGCCAAGCTATGATAGACATATCCGGCAAGCGGGATCAGCATGTTGTTAAATGCTGCCAGTGTAACGAAGCTACA CCGATAAGAAATGCTCCGCCAGGAAAGAAGTATGTCCGTTGTCCTTGCAACTGCTTGCTTATCTGCAAGAGTTCTTCACAGCGAATTGCTTGTCCGAGACCAAATTGTAAGCGCATAATAAATTTAGCGCCTTCACCGGTAACTCCACCTGTTCTCTCTATGCCTGGAATGTGCAGAGTTGGATGTGGGCATTGCCATGACACATTTCTG TTTAACACTCTAAATAACGCTCTTGCTCGATGCCCGCATTGTCGCAAAGTATCATCCGTAGGACCGGACTTTGCACGAGGTCGTggaattgtatttattttaatcgGAGTTATGGCTCTAGTCGTGGGAATTGCTGTTACA GTGCATTCCTGGTGGCGCTTCTCTGTTTTGGAAGAAGCATCTACTATTGTACAATGA
- the LOC124414728 gene encoding eukaryotic translation initiation factor 3 subunit E: protein MAKFDLTARIGQYLDRHLVFPLLEFLSAKEIYDENELLQAKLDILSKTNMIDYAIDIRKQLYPNFEVPEELNERRNRVLQELGDLEDNASVILKLMSDDDTMETMEKMRDSKSLNHFLLKESDFRVEMMESLVKLAKYRYECGTYSVSTSYLYFYMLVMPPTDRNYLDVLWGKLASEILVQNWETALEDVNKLREYIDSNAIGNTLQVLQQRTWLIHWSLFVFFNHVKGRDLIIEMFLYRPHYLNAIQTMCPHILRYLATAVIINRSRRSTLKDLVKVIQQESYTYRDPITEFLEHLYVNFDFDGARQKLQECQTVVFNDFFLIALLNEFVENARLMIFETFCRIHQCISIDMLAEKLNMKADVAECWIVNLIRNARLDAKIDSKLGHVVMGGQPASPYQQLVEKIETLSVRSEALENLIERKLKAKNQDSVSIVWN, encoded by the exons ATGGCGAAGTTCGATCTGACGGCCCGAATAGGGCAATATCTTGACCGGCATCTGGTATTCCCGTTACTGGAATTTCTATCTGCAAAGGAG ATTTACGACGAGAATGAGCTTCTTCAGGCGAAATTGGACATCCTTAGCAAAACCAATATGATCGATTATGCCATCGATATCAGGAAACAGCTTTATCCGAATTTTGAAGTACCGGAG GAACTTAACGAACGCCGTAATCGGGTATTGCAAGAGCTTGGTGATCTTGAAGATAACGCATCAGTCATCTTGAAATTGATGAGCGACGATGACACTATGGAAACAATGGAAAAAATGAGGGACTCGAAGTCCCTTAACCACTTTCTCCTCAAAGAATCAGAT TTCAGAGTGGAGATGATGGAGAGCTTGGTAAAGCTGGCAAAGTATCGTTATGAGTGCGGTACCTACTCTGTTTCAACGTCATACTTGTACTTCTACATGCTTGTGATGCCACCAACTGATAGa AATTATTTGGATGTCCTGTGGGGTAAATTGGCGTCAGAAATCTTGGTACAGAATTGGGAAACTGCACTGGAAGACGTGAATAAACTCAGAGAGTACATAGACAGTAACGCAATTGGGAATACTCTTCAGGTGCTTCAACAACGCACCTGGCTCATTCActggagtctgtttgttttcttcAATCATGTTAAGGGCAGGGACCTTATCATCGAAATGTTCTTGTACAGACCACA CTACTTGAACGCAATCCAGACCATGTGTCCCCATATTCTCCGCTATTTGGCAACAGCGGTAATCATAAACCGATCAAGGCGGTCTACCCTGAAAGATCTAGTGAAAGTTATCCAACAG GAATCCTACACGTATCGGGATCCAATCACTGAATTTCTGGAGCATCTGTATGTGAACTTTGATTTTGACGGAGCTCGTCAGAAACTGCAAGAATgtcaaacggtcgtcttcaaTGACTTCTTCTTAATCGCTCTGCTGAATGAGTTCGTCGAAAACGCTAGATTAATGATATTCGAAACATTCTGCAGAATCCACCAATGCATCAGTATCGA CATGttggctgaaaaactcaaCATGAAGGCTGATGTTGCTGAGTGTTGGATAGTCAATCTAATTCGTAATGCAAGATTGGATGCTAAGATTGACAGTAAGCTGGGGCATGTTGTTATGGGCGGACAGCCAGCTTCTCCGTACCAACAGctggttgaaaaaatcgagACTCTGAGCGTGCGAAGCGAGGCTCTGGAGAATCTTATTGAGCGGAAATTGAAGGCGAAAAATCAGGATTCAGTTAGCATAGTGTGGAACTAA
- the LOC124414715 gene encoding probable RNA helicase armi, producing the protein MVSLLYGVFKQMLGFSEPPEPDLADLIQQLEGDQNVNLNNCDNQEITEEEIEGCFHKTGIVTEIRSEYFIIDDKYECQNVNASIGEIRVGVKVYYLAFQRTKNEEMKIKKILSIIDDEWDNEVATLTEDTVKSQMLKRVIVGKVMRRQQRMVFVEPGQISFSLDEITAEFLPIVGDWVKLQTIVAVDDNVVDFSGEVLQVDKIFPLRSQLATGVVSAYDVKSGSGTIERNIVFNKSNCEPGYIPCIGDKVVADSIESDQGMYTWRSLSVVPLMQQASQSKLLDKQAQRETVNGKQETFGEEKYGIVVTTDLTFDLQLLEKRDISVEIKNNGSHPQTLLKGCFLSKKSMSQLTLLQPKIDTASVLQPSESLTYIFRCQAKFVGYSEEMFLFIFKHLKVRRTFRFNVSLKNSVNHNVQSGESATGNKIYKQNEFDPSTCVAGVRTCQAPKFITVRPGIFKTPQRLWDVVLRLENDKIPFRSGVVAIEETVPCLYEELTFQNYKDRFHNLLYLESIADSIALQRYDISSTVLRFCGEFLALAVPGLAEKRPSLLVGDRAIVSFNWDSSKGETKYEGCIHEVKNSEVLLKFNPSFHEKYNGERCEVTFKCSQTSSSRCHTAVNLSINHLGKEFLFPTRIVPKPPQLELLETSDDEESRNSTFVRQNGVTPDLKPNVQASSKTGEADSCVSQIKKRKLVWFNRALNYYQKEAVRNILQSPAHPLPYVIFGPPGTGKTITLCETILQIFKTIPESRLLVATPSNSSANLISERLLDSGVLKPGDLVRLIGFHCTTDGSIPQKLIPYCAVGDLAREGTRNTPEHYANGIRPSCSASVLGRHRITVGTCISLGILHNMGFPRGHFTHVFVDEAGQATEPEILVPLNFIHADTGHVVLAGDPMQLGPVVQSKYASHFGLGLSFLSRLLQRFPYQRDLEGFKRGYDPRLVTKLIMNYRSLPEILELPNSLFYDSELEAQITTQGKEGDLLTSVASDLPERDEFPPAIVFHGVLGENYQDQDSPSWYNPEEAAQAYFYILKLYSHGLDPDDIGIIAPYTKQARHIRDLLSEMNTTLPKVGSVEEFQGQERNVIILSAVRSISDLVQEDVKRCLGFIASPHRLNVAITRARALLIILGNPHLLSQDPYWRTVITYCIEKNSYTGCDLGLSTIINE; encoded by the exons ATGGTATCCTTGTTATACGGTGTATTTAAGCAAATGCTTGGTTTCTCTGAGCCTCCGGAGCCAGATTTAGCTGATCTGATACAACAGTTGGAGGGCGATCAGAATGTGAATCTAAACAACTGCGATAATCAAGAGATAACTGAAGAAGAAATAGAAGGATGTTTTCACAAAACTGGTATCGTAACGGAAATTAGGTCCGAATACTTCATAATAGACGATAAATATGAATGCCAGAACGTAAATGCTTCTATCGGAGAAATCCGAGTCGGAGTCAAAGTCTATTACCTGGCGTTCCAGAGGACAAAGAATGAGgagatgaagataaaaaaaattttatcaatcattGATGACGAGTGGGATAATGAAGTGGCAACTTTAACCGAAGATACAGTAAAATCCCAAATGCTGAAACGAGTTATTGTTGGAAAGGTCATGCGCAGACAGCAGAGGATGGTTTTCGTTGAGCCTGGCCAAATTTCCTTCAGCCTTGACGAAATCACTGCTGAATTTTTGCCTATCGTCGGAGATTGGGTCAAGCTTCAAACCATAGTGGCGGTTGACGATAACGTCGTAGATTTTAGCGGAGAAGTTCTTCAGGTTGACAAAATCTTTCCTCTAAGGTCACAACTCGCCACTGGTGTCGTATCCGCCTATGACGTCAAATCTGGTTCTGGTACTATAGAACGTAACATAGTTTTCAACAAATCGAACTGTGAGCCTGGATATATTCCGTGCATAGGCGATAAAGTCGTCGCGGATAGCATCGAAAGTGATCAAGGAATGTACACGTGGAGGTCACTGTCGGTAGTTCCGCTAATGCAACag GCATCGCAAAGCAAACTGCTTGATAAACAGGCTCAACGAGAAACTGTAAACGGAAAGCAAGAAACttttggagaagaaaaatatgggATAGTTGTCACGACCGATTTGACGTTCGATTTGCAATTGCTTGAAAAGAGGGATATTTCGgtagagataaaaaataatggatcTCACCCACAGACGTTGCTCAAAGGATGTTTTCTGTCAAAAAAATCTATGTCGCAATTGACTTTATTACAACCAAAAATAGATACTGCGTCAGTATTGCAGCCCTCGGAATCGCTAACATATATATTCAGATGCCAGGCAAAATTTGTCGGATATTCGGAAGAAATGTTTCTGTTCATTTTCAAACACCTGAAAGTACGTCGTACCTTCCGCTTCAATGTTAGTTTGAAAAACTCTGTGAATCATAATGTGCAAAGCGGCGAAAGTGCCACgggaaacaaaatttacaagCAAAATGAGTTCGATCCATCGACCTGTGTTGCTGGAGTGAGAACCTGTCAAGCACCAAAGTTTATTACTGTGAGGCCGGGGATATTCAAAACTCCCCAACGTTTATGGGATGTGGTATTGCGcttagaaaatgataaaataccTTTTCGGAGCGGCGTTGTGGCAATAGAAGAAACTGTGCCTTGCTTATATGAAGAATTgacatttcaaaattacaaagatCGATTTCACAATCTGTTGTACTTGGAAAGCATAGCCGATTCCATAGCTTTACAACGATACGACATTAGCAGTACAGTCTTGAGATTTTGTGGAGAATTTCTTGCCCTTGCAGTGCCAGGGCTAGCAGAAAAACGACCCTCGCTGTTAGTTGGAGACAGAGCCATAGTTTCCTTCAATTGGGACTCCAGCAAAG GTGAAACAAAGTACGAAGGATGCATTCACGAGGTAAAGAACTCGGAGGTTTTATTGAAGTTCAATCCATcttttcacgaaaaatataACGGCGAACGATGTGAAGTAACATTCAAGTGCTCCCAAACATCGTCAAGTCGTTGTCATACAGCCGTCAACTTGTCGATAAATCATTTAGGAAAAGAGTTTTTATTTCCAACAAGAATTGTACCCAAACCACCGCAATTGGAACTTTTGGAAACAAGTGACGATGAAGAATCCAGAAACAGTACGTTTGTGCGACAAAATGGTGTTACTCCAGACCTGAAGCCAAATGTGCAGGCCTCTTCTAAGACTGGAGAAGCTGATTCGTGTGTTTCGCAAATAAAGAAACGCAAATTGGTCTGGTTCAATAGGGCGTTGAATTATTACCAGAAAGAGGCTGTGCGTAACATTTTGCAGAGTCCAGCCCACCCGTTGCCTTACGTCATATTTGGGCCACCAGGAACAGGAAAAACAATAACTCTTTGCGAGACGATATTGCAGATATTCAAAACCATACCTGAAAGCAGACTGTTGGTTGCAACACCTTCGAATAGTTCGGCCAATCTGATATCGGAAAGACTTTTAGACAGCGGAGTTTTGAAACCGGGTGATTTGGTCAGATTGATAGGGTTTCATTGCACCACAGATGGTTCAATTCCGCAAAAACTAATCCCGTATTGCGCTGTGGGTGACTTGGCTCGAGAGGGTACTCGAAATACTCCTGAACACTATGCCAATGGCATAAGACCGAGCTGCAGTGCAAGTGTTTTGGGACGGCACAGAATCACAGTTGGTACTTGCATCTCGTTGGGTATACTGCACAACATGGGCTTTCCTCGAGGTCACTTCACCCACGTCTTTGTCGACGAAGCTGGACAAGCTACAGAGCCAGAAATATTAGTGccattaaatttcattcatgcCGATACCGGGCACGTAGTTTTGGCTGGAGACCCAATGCAGCTTGGACCTGTCGTCCAAAGTAAATACGCATCGCATTTTGGACTCGGGTTATCTTTTCTATCTCGGTTGCTTCAGCGGTTCCCTTACCAAAGAGACTTGGAGGGATTCAAGAGGGGCTATGATCCACGACTAGTTACTAAACTCATTATGAACTATCGCAGCTTGCCAGAAATTCTCGAACTTCCGAATTCGTTGTTCTACGATTCTGAGCTCGAAGCGCAG ATTACAACGCAAGGAAAAGAGGGCGACTTGCTCACCTCAGTCGCTAGTGATTTGCCTGAACGCGACGAATTTCCTCCTGCGATAGTTTTCCATGGCGTTCTCGGCGAGAATTATCAGGATCAAGACAGCCCGAGCTGGTATAATCCGGAAGAAGCTGCTCAGGCTTACTTTTATATACTAAAACTTTACAGCCATGGGCTTGATCCTGACGATATTGGGATTATAGCACCTTACACGAAACAA GCTCGTCATATTCGGGATTTGCTTTCGGAGATGAATACAACATTGCCAAAAGTTGGCAGTGTGGAAGAGTTTCAAGGACAAGAACGAAATGTTATTATTCTATCGGCAGTCAGATCGATAAGCGATCTAGTCCAAGAAGATGTTAAACGATGTCTTGGTTTCATCGCTTCTCCACACCGTTTGAATGTCGCTATTACCAGGGCTCGAGCACTACTGATTATTCTGGGAAACCCACATTTATTATCACAAGATCCTTACTGGAGAACAGTGATTACGTATTGCATTGAAAAGAATTCTTACACTGGCTGTGACTTGGGTTTGTCAACGATTATCAATGAGTAG
- the LOC124414788 gene encoding 15-hydroxyprostaglandin dehydrogenase [NAD(+)]-like gives MDFADKNALITGGAGGIGFQSAKELLRNGVKHVAILDLVSSPGEKLADKLNSEFGKGRAIFVSCDVTKANELEAAFAKTVNEFGGLDIVLNNAGILNESKWELTIEINLIAVMRGTMLALQYMGKDKGGKGGVIVNTSSTYGVDPVAWSPAYAAAKAGVVGLSRSYGLSYHYDKTGVRVITMCPSFTETKLLCEADDHRLLLFEEAQAALNEINNGLMQKPEDVAKAFVHVIQNGKSGSIWLAEGGDPVREFKPTSIFDRAALV, from the exons ATGGATTTTGCAGACAAGAACGCACTGATCACTGGTGGCGCAGGTGGAATCGGGTTTCAATCTGCTAAAGAACTTTTGCGTAATGGAGTTAAA CACGTCGCCATTCTGGATCTGGTGTCATCTCCAGGTGAGAAATTGGCAGATAAATTAAACTCAGAATTTGGAAAAGGACGGGCAATCTTCGTTAGCTGTGACGTTACGAAAGCCAATGAACTCGAAG cCGCATTCGCGAAGACCGTAAATGAGTTCGGTGGCCTCGATATCGTGCTCAACAACGCTGGTATACTCAACGAATCAAAATGGGAATTAACGATCGAAATAAATCTA ATCGCAGTAATGCGGGGTACTATGCTGGCTCTGCAATACATGGGAAAGGACAAGGGAGGAAAGGGTGGTGTAATCGTCAACACCTCTTCAACCTACGGCGTCGATCCTGTCGCCTGGTCACCAGCTTACGCCGCGGCCAAAGCCGGTGTTGTAGGCCTGAGTCGATCTTACGGA CTATCATATCACTACGATAAGACGGGCGTCAGGGTCATCACAATGTGTCCGTCATTCACGGAGACCAAGTTGTTGTGTGAAGCTGACGATCACCGTCTGTTGCTGTTCGAGGAAGCGCAGGCTGCTTTGAATGAAATCAATAACGGCCTAATGCAGAA GCCAGAGGACGTTGCAAAGGCGTTCGTTCACGTTATTCAAAACGGAAAGAGTGGCAGTATCTGGCTCGCCGAGGGTGGAGACCCGGTTCGTGAATTTAAACCGACAAGCATCTTCGACAGAGCAGCACTGgtttaa
- the LOC124414472 gene encoding LOW QUALITY PROTEIN: 15-hydroxyprostaglandin dehydrogenase [NAD(+)]-like (The sequence of the model RefSeq protein was modified relative to this genomic sequence to represent the inferred CDS: substituted 1 base at 1 genomic stop codon), giving the protein MQVEDKIALITGXARGIGFAYATELLRNGAAHVAILDLATSRGLESANKLNAKFGDGRAIFIVCDVTKDIEFKAAFVKVTEELGGLDIVINNAGIANETQYELTININLVSIPFNVGCDRQ; this is encoded by the exons ATGCAGGTAGAAGACAAAATTGCGCTCATCACAGGATGAGCTAGAGGAATAGGCTTCGCCTACGCGACGGAACTACTACGAAATGGAGCTGCG CATGTCGCCATTCTGGATTTGGCAACGTCTCGAGGTCTAGAATCGGCGAATAAATTGAACGCCAAATTTGGTGATGGTCGAGCTATCTTCATCGTCTGCGACGTGACGAAGGACATCGAATTCAAAG CTGCGTTCGTCAAAGTCACCGAGGAACTGGGTGGACTCGATATTGTGATCAACAACGCTGGTATAGCGAATGAAACCCAATATGAGCTTACGATTAACATCAATCTAGTAAGTATTCCATTTAACGTCGGATGTGACCGACAGTAA
- the LOC124414473 gene encoding uncharacterized protein LOC124414473, whose product MQVKNKIALVTGGARGIGFAYATELLRNGAAHVAILDLETSSGLESADKLNAEFGDGRAIFIVCDVTKDSEFKAAFDKVIKELGGLDIVINNAGIVNEWRYDLAININLTAVVRGTMLGLQYMGKDKGGKGGVIVNAASIYGLEPSPWSPVYGATKHGVVGLSRSFGLPYYYDKTGVKVLAMCPSFTDTKFLTESGSYLGPFVDVEVAMHDVKNQAIQKPEDVAKALVDIIPRANSGSIWISEDEQPVCEVFIPDRFALMASSREQHLVLLLLIVREYQSGKYLIWVLLACQPLFCIVERILNVPPDFYRLFVTVRKNSRKKIYIQLEMDFTNKVVLLTGGAIGIGFEYAKELLRNGVKHLAILDLPTSSGAETATKLNTEFPNARVIFIVCDVTNDNEFEAAFAKTVKEFGGLDIVINNAGILNEKKWKLMIDINVTAVVKGTMLGFQYMGKDKGGKGGIIVNTASIFGLDPVEWFPIYDATKFAVIGLSRSFGLPYHYEKTGVAVLAMCPGVTDTALAAGAGNGLGSYVDPKLAIDGYKKFPLHKPEVVGKALVEIIQRGKSGSVWISEGGEPVTEVFIPDRFELIASSRK is encoded by the exons ATGcaagtgaaaaacaaaattgcgCTAGTCACAGGAGGAGCTAGAGGGATAGGATTTGCCTACGCAACAGAATTGCTGCGAAACGGAGCTGCG CATGTGGCTATCTTGGATTTAGAAACGTCTTCAGGTCTAGAATCGGCGGACAAATTGAACGCCGAATTTGGTGATGGCCGAGCTATCTTCATCGTCTGCGACGTGACAAAGGACAGCGAATTCAAAG CTGCGTTCGACAAGGTCATAAAGGAACTAGGTGGACTGGACATTGTGATCAACAACGCTGGTATAGTGAACGAATGGCGATATGACCTGGCGATTAATATCAATCTA ACAGCCGTGGTGAGAGGGACCATGCTGGGTCTGCAGTACATGGGAAAGGACAAGGGTGGCAAAGGTGGTGTTATAGTCAACGCTGCTTCTATCTATGGTCTTGAACCATCACCCTGGTCGCCAGTCTACGGGGCAACTAAACACGGTGTTGTTGGCCTGAGTAGATCTTTCGGG TTACCATATTATTACGACAAGACGGGTGTTAAAGTGTTGGCGATGTGCCCGTCGTTCACAGACACGAAATTCTTAACGGAATCTGGTTCCTACCTCGGTCCCTTCGTGGACGTGGAAGTGGCTATGCATGACGTGAAGAACCAAGCGATTCAAAA ACCCGAGGACGTCGCGAAGGCCTTAGTGGACATAATCCCGAGAGCAAACAGTGGCAGTATCTGGATTTCGGAGGATGAACAACCCGTCTGCGAAGTTTTCATCCCTGACCGTTTCGCTTTGATGGCTTCGTCAAGGGAGCAGCAT CTAGTGCTCTTATTGTTAATAGTAAGGGAATATCAAAGTGGCAAATATCTGATTTGGGTGCTCTTGGCCTGTCAACCTTTATTCTGTATTGTTGAGAGGATACTGAATGTGCCGCCTGATTTTTACAG ACTCTTTGTGACGGTTAGAAAGAATTCACGAAAGAAGATATACATTCAATTGGAAATGGATTTCACTAACAAAGTTGTACTGCTCACCGGTGGTGCGATCGGAATTGGTTTTGAATACGCTAAAGAACTTCTGCGTAACGGAGTTAAG CATTTGGCCATCTTGGATTTGCCAACATCGTCTGGAGCAGAAACGGCGACTAAATTGAACACCGAATTTCCCAATGCACgggtgattttcatcgtttgcGATGTTACAAATGACAACGAATTCGAAG CCGCGTTCGCCAAGACCGTCAAGGAGTTCGGTGGACTTGACATCGTGATCAACAACGCTGgtatattgaatgaaaaaaagtggaaactGATGATCGACATCAATGTG ACTGCCGTGGTGAAAGGGACGATGTTGGGCTTCCAGTACATGGGTAAGGACAAGGGTGGCAAGGGTGGCATCATCGTAAATACCGCTTCCATATTTGGACTCGATCCAGTCGAATGGTTCCCAATTTATGACGCGACCAAGTTCGCGGTTATTGGCCTGAGTCGATCGTTCGGG TTGCCCTACCACTACGAGAAAACGGGTGTTGCAGTGCTGGCGATGTGTCCTGGAGTCACGGATACAGCTTTGGCGGCGGGTGCTGGTAACGGTTTGGGGTCTTATGTAGACCCAAAATTGGCCATAGATGGATACAAGAAATTTCCGTTGCACAA GCCGGAAGTCGTCGGAAAAGCTCTGGTGGAGATCATCCAGAGAGGGAAGAGCGGCAGTGTATGGATATCGGAGGGTGGAGAACCGGTTACCGAAGTTTTCATTCCCGATCGATTCGAACTGATAGCCTCTTCCAGAAAGTAA